The proteins below come from a single Chelmon rostratus isolate fCheRos1 chromosome 12, fCheRos1.pri, whole genome shotgun sequence genomic window:
- the LOC121614697 gene encoding FK506-binding protein 1-like codes for MGVEVETIRAGDGKTFPRSGQEVTVHYVGTLTNGQQFDSSRKRGEPFKFKIGAGQVIRAWDEGVAQMSVGQLAKLTCSPDYAYGSRGFPPIIPANSTLIFEVELLSC; via the exons ATGGGAGTTGAAGTTGAGACCATCAGGGCCGGAGATG GAAAGACATTTCCGCGGAGCGGACAGGAAGTTACCGTGCACTACGTCG GCACGCTGACAAATGGACAACAGTTCGACTCCTCCAGGAAACGGGGAGAGCCCTTCAAGTTCAAAATTGGAGCCGGCCAAGTAATTCGTGCTTGGGATGAGGGTGTAGCTCAG ATGAGTGTTGGCCAGTTGGCCAAGTTGACCTGCTCGCCGGACTATGCCTATGGCAGTAGAGGATTCCCACCCATCATCCCGGCAAATTCCACTCTCATCTTTGAAGTGGAGCTGCTGAGTTGCTGA